The region CAGCACTAATTTTTGCTACCATCGGCACTTTGGTTTGCTACCACCGACGCCAATTCTTTGCATTTTGTTACAACCGGTGTTTTGATTTGCTGGAACCAGCTTCAATTTTTGCTACAACTGCCGCATTTGCTTTTTGCTCGAAGAACGCCCAATTTTGCTACTTTGCTACAAATGGTGTTTTAGTTTGCTACAACCAGTTTCAATTTTTGCTACCACCGGTGTCTTTGATTTTGCTAGAACATCCTTCCACAAAGGCTCCTTTTTTTGCATTTTTGCTTCCACTGTTTTTGGTTTTGCTGGAACTAAAACAAAGATTTGCTACTACTGCTGTTGGCTTTGAGCCATGGTTTTCTGCTGCTGAGCTTTTTTTGCTGGAACTATCATTTAATTGTGCTGGAAGTGACATTTTTTGTTGCAACCGCCTTCGCGTTTTGCTACGACCAGGgaagttttttgctacatccatgcaTGGCTCCAGAGTCGGCGAGAAACaccggagacgacgacggcgagggGCGGCAACCGGCGACAAGGGCGGGGACCGGCGAGGGGCGGCAACCGGCGgcaagggcgcgggcggcggcaagCGCGATCCGCCATGGACGCGGGCTGTTGGTCAACGCACGAGAGGAGGCATGAGGACGAAGCGGTACGTCCAGAGGATGCCGCATCCAGCGGCTGGGCATAAACAGATCGAGCGGCTACGTgctgaccggcccaaatttgggccggcgcaccggcgcctataAGCGCCCTTGCAGGAAGAGGCACTATTGAGAAGTACGATGGAGAGATGGGTGTCAGTACTGATTATAGTTGTTTATTGTCTTGAAAAGGATGATCTCTCACACCTCTCATGCAACTGCATTGTTTATTCGGCTGCACCACCCTAGAGCCAGCTCTTAGCCTCGGGCCTCCACGAGAACATGAGGTTTTAGTGGATTTTAGATTTCCTGTGAAAAATACAGGTTTTTGTGACTATCCGGTGGAACAGACGACTGATATTCCTCTGAAACGAACGCACTACCGGTAGGAATTCCTATGGTAACCCTTCCTCCAAAAGTTCCTGCAAAATTCCTGTATACCGAACGCGGCCTAAAGCATCGAGTCGGGCACGGATATTTTGGATCACCGACCCAGCAAACCTACCGTTTCGCTTGTCTCTCGGCCATCCATATCCCCAAACCGAATCCTTCGCTCCCAGATCAAGAAAGAATCCTTCGCCCCCCAAAGAGCTTTTTACGCGTCTCCGCCAACGCCGCAGCCGACGAAACCCTAGCATCGCGATGTTGTCGTCGAAGGAGCCCCTGGGTCCTGGACATGCCTTTCCCGGCGACTGCTATCCCAGCCATCTGCCCAGCTTCGAAATCCCCACAGATCTTTTTGGTCCCTTTCCCCGGCATGTTCATGAGACTCGCGAGGAGGCCCCCATCGATGTGTTTAGATTCGAAATCGCCCCAGATCTATTCGGTTCTACCCACCATCGTCTCCTTGATGcgttcgaggaggaggaggaggaggaggtggtggtggtgttggcggAGAAGAAAGAGAGAGGGTTCCTCGAGAGCGGTGAGTATTACCGCCTAGCTTCTCTATGTTTTCTAATCTTTTGCGCCGATTTAGCTAGGCTTCCTATCGATCAAACTTTTGGGTAACCGCGCAGAATCAGAGTCTGAATCTGAGTTGCCTAGCTGGGACGACATTCTCGTGGGCGCTGGTGTTGAACCTGTTGATGGCGTCAACTTGTCCGACTTGATGGATTACGATCCGCTGGCAGTGGATGCCGACAACGAGGAGACAAACTGCCCAGGTATATAATTAGATACCACTTTCGTCATGTGTCCAGATAACGAAAAACAGTTAATTGGTCAGTCGATCCTACACTGATTTGTTTTTTCAGGGAAGAAATTTCCCGAGGCAACAGCAGCGAAAGTAGACGATATATGGAGTAGGATTTACACCAGACGCAACATCGAGTACCAGAAGAAGTGTGAGGAGATTGAAGCAAGTGAAGATGAGAATGCCACATTTCCTTCTTATCCTCTCAAAATACTCCCTGAGGCAACAGGTCTATGTGTCTTGAGGGGCTTTTGCCACCACCGTGAATATAAAACCCATGATACTTCCACTAGTAAGCTTGTCGATCTCATTCATTCCTAGCTAACGCAGCGATTAATCTGCGACTGTGATCTACCTATGTTTGTTATAACAACTTTTGCTATCACTATATTTTGCAGCTAGATCAAGTCTTGGGTTACGTGATCCAAGACTGATGCTACAGATCTTTGCGATGCATTTATCAATCTCCGAATCCTATTCCTACCCCGTTAGCGTCTATGGAATTGTTGCTGTTCGGGATGCCTTGGAGCCACTACGGAATCTTGTGTTTAACCGTCCCTGCAGAGATGATGCTTTTACGGTTGACCAGGTAATTGATCGAGCTAGGCTTGGTTCTGTTTCCATGTAACTTTTCAGTTGCAGTGCATGTGAGATTTTTGTTGTTCTGATTCTTCATTACTTGGTTGGATCCACTAAAAGGAAATTATATATGCATTTAGTCCTCCATTTTCTGTGTAAATGGTATAATTATACATTTGCGGTAATTCTGTGATTCGTTCTTTTTGTTATCTGTGTCACTTTTGGTCGACAAAAAGGGCCACTGAATCTTGACTACCTGTACCAATAATTGCACTATGCTGTGCTGTCACCCCTTTCAGTATGTTCTCCGGCGTCAACACGCTATCAGTTCCATGCCCATCAGATCCTGCAAACTTTATATGATTGTGCTGCCAAAAGCATGGAAAAGTAGTCATGTTTGATTATCCTAACATAATTATAAAATGTTTACTCTATTTCTTTATTACACAAGTTGTGTTTTGACTCCCTGCAAAGCAACACATATTTCTCTACGCACAGGCATTAACATGTTATGGACTCCTGGAATTCTGATCTAGTTGTAACATCAATAGCACATGAAACTAGTCATCTTCTGATTTACAAGGCATATTTTTTTTTACCAACTATGCATAGGGTGCTTAGAAGGTTCTAGATCAGACTATATTGGCTAGGGGGAGATGATTATGATATCCCCAGTCTTCCTGTTTTAGGAATTAGGAATTACAGAGATAGTAATACAGGTGAATGGAGGTTTTTTTTTGCACCTGGGCACAGTTGCCCATTGAATCTGAGCCATCCATGTCTGTCGCAGGATAGGTGCCCATTCTTTTAGGAATCACAAATACTAATTAAGTACATTCTCATATAGGCCCACCATGACATAGTACAGGTTAATCGGCCTTCCTCTCTTGCCTATCCCCTTCTCTCTCACCTCTCCCCATACAGTGAGCTTGGCCATAGGAGCCGCTGCTCCACCAGTCCAGGTTAGTATGGCCTGATCTACCCATCGTCGTGGGAAGACTATGTTCCCACGGCTGTTGTGTCTTTGAGGTTTGCTCCCATGGCCTCTGCGTGGTCCTGGTCCACTCTGACAGGATGCGCTGCATAGATCGTCCGGAACCCAATGTGTATGTTGGAGAAAACAATAGAATACGGACTTGTGCTAAATTCATTGTAAGTTCCCACTGTTACCTATCTCAAACCGCAAGTCCGGTGCTGATGTGGTTTGCACCTGCATCTTTGGCGCACAGAAGCATTTTCCAAGTGTATGTTGAAGAGGGGGTGGCGGTATATATGAGTGAGTGGAGAAAGGTTGAAAATGCATGCATGTAAAAGAAATGCCAAACAGCGTCTGGCTTGTACTTTCAAACAGaacta is a window of Triticum dicoccoides isolate Atlit2015 ecotype Zavitan chromosome 2B, WEW_v2.0, whole genome shotgun sequence DNA encoding:
- the LOC119363151 gene encoding uncharacterized protein LOC119363151, with translation MLSSKEPLGPGHAFPGDCYPSHLPSFEIPTDLFGPFPRHVHETREEAPIDVFRFEIAPDLFGSTHHRLLDAFEEEEEEEVVVVLAEKKERGFLESESESESELPSWDDILVGAGVEPVDGVNLSDLMDYDPLAVDADNEETNCPGKKFPEATAAKVDDIWSRIYTRRNIEYQKKCEEIEASEDENATFPSYPLKILPEATGLCVLRGFCHHREYKTHDTSTTRSSLGLRDPRLMLQIFAMHLSISESYSYPVSVYGIVAVRDALEPLRNLVFNRPCRDDAFTVDQDSLTLPLCSPRRGMYIVRDRALLEVDLWVKEEGDGSSDKQLLSLYAEFEGMYELDEMLDGEVSSDLGSLVIDYLLLDESVEAVIQVSAKIDCPHHMRFTAFTSGFDGEIVLFDDKFSGNGKLFQYVVAVKAEGKLDICLKMEESLFWWTFQEGAVGAVRFPDDSVLNYGQFEVTVLFAPKKFTMDD